A single region of the Streptomyces sp. NBC_01381 genome encodes:
- a CDS encoding VOC family protein gives MIHWVYAFVDRPADRFARACAFWTEVTGTRLSAFRGEDDQFVTLLPEQGDAYVKAQAVGGVGGAHLDFAVDDVAAAASAARELGATPVFAEDGLEVLRSPGGQLFCVVPWQAERVRPAPLTAPDGSTSRLDQVCLDVPPGAWEAEKAFWPAFTGWSSRPGSRPEFHLVESPARLPIRILLQRLDSDGPAGAHLDFSCSDLDAARVRHEKQGAEAVSRGPHWTVMRDPAGGTYCLTIRNPETGRLN, from the coding sequence GTGATCCATTGGGTGTACGCCTTCGTCGACCGGCCCGCGGACCGGTTCGCCCGGGCCTGCGCGTTCTGGACGGAGGTCACGGGGACGCGGCTCTCCGCGTTCCGCGGTGAGGACGACCAGTTCGTGACGCTGCTGCCCGAGCAGGGCGACGCGTACGTGAAGGCGCAGGCGGTCGGTGGCGTCGGCGGCGCGCATCTCGACTTCGCGGTGGACGACGTGGCCGCCGCGGCGAGCGCCGCGCGTGAGCTGGGGGCCACCCCCGTCTTCGCGGAGGACGGCCTGGAGGTCCTGCGTTCCCCGGGCGGGCAGCTGTTCTGCGTGGTGCCGTGGCAGGCCGAGCGGGTCCGCCCCGCACCACTGACCGCCCCGGACGGTTCCACGAGCCGCCTCGACCAGGTGTGCCTCGATGTGCCGCCGGGGGCATGGGAGGCGGAGAAGGCGTTCTGGCCCGCCTTCACCGGGTGGTCGTCGCGCCCGGGCTCGCGCCCGGAGTTCCACCTCGTCGAGTCACCGGCGCGGCTGCCGATCCGGATCCTCCTCCAGCGCCTCGACTCGGACGGTCCGGCAGGCGCGCACCTGGACTTCTCCTGCTCCGACCTCGACGCGGCCCGCGTCCGGCACGAGAAGCAGGGCGCCGAGGCGGTGTCGCGAGGCCCGCACTGGACCGTGATGCGGGACCCGGCGGGCGGGACGTACTGCTTGACGATCAGGAACCCCGAGACGGGCAGGTTGAATTAA
- a CDS encoding LysR family transcriptional regulator yields MQFQQLLYFVAVAETRHFTRAAEQVHVSQPSLSQQVRALEKELGAELFSRARGNIALTDAGEALLPLARRILADADTARIEVQELAQLRRGRIRLGATPSVCTGLLPEVLRAFHDQHPGIQLLLEEGGSHDLVRELARGALDLALVVLPLPSPSPALTTVELLREDLVVVSSPDAPSLGKTVRVADLEQHRLVMFRHGYDLRELTVAACRAAGFEPDFAVEGGEMDAVLGFVQAGLGVAVVPRMVAERAGRGLRMTPLARPGLHRTIALAHRSDVAPPRAARELQRMLLAPPGVR; encoded by the coding sequence ATGCAGTTCCAGCAGCTTCTCTACTTCGTCGCCGTCGCCGAGACCAGGCACTTCACCCGCGCCGCCGAGCAGGTGCACGTCTCGCAGCCGTCCCTCTCCCAGCAGGTCCGCGCCCTGGAGAAGGAGCTGGGCGCCGAGCTGTTCAGCAGGGCACGGGGCAACATCGCCCTGACCGACGCCGGCGAGGCGCTGCTTCCGCTGGCCCGCCGGATCCTCGCGGACGCCGACACCGCGCGGATCGAGGTGCAGGAGCTGGCCCAGCTGCGGCGCGGCCGGATCCGCCTCGGCGCCACGCCCAGCGTCTGCACCGGACTCCTGCCCGAGGTGCTGCGCGCCTTCCACGACCAGCATCCCGGCATCCAGCTCCTCCTGGAGGAGGGCGGCTCCCACGACCTCGTACGCGAACTGGCGCGCGGCGCCCTGGACCTGGCCCTGGTCGTCCTTCCGCTGCCGAGCCCGTCCCCCGCCCTGACGACCGTGGAGCTGCTGCGGGAGGATCTTGTCGTGGTGTCCTCACCGGATGCGCCCTCGCTCGGCAAGACGGTGCGGGTCGCGGATCTGGAGCAGCATCGCCTTGTGATGTTCCGGCACGGGTACGACCTGCGGGAGCTGACGGTCGCCGCGTGTCGCGCCGCGGGCTTCGAGCCGGATTTCGCGGTCGAGGGTGGCGAGATGGATGCGGTGCTCGGCTTTGTCCAGGCAGGGCTCGGGGTGGCCGTCGTGCCGCGGATGGTGGCCGAGCGGGCCGGGCGCGGGTTGCGGATGACGCCGCTTGCCCGGCCTGGCCTGCACCGGACGATCGCGCTTGCCCACCGCAGCGATGTGGCGCCGCCGCGGGCTGCGCGGGAGCTTCAGCGGATGCTTTTGGCTCCGCCGGGGGTGCGGTGA
- a CDS encoding succinate dehydrogenase, producing the protein MTRTIWDSSVGKKTVMAVSGLIMLLYLVVHMIGNLKIFFGPEEINHYAHWLRTVGEPFMHYEWTLWLVRVVLVVAVVAHAVSAYQLSRRDIRARPTKYVHRKAGSSFATRTMRWGGIILALFIVWHILDLTTGTVHPGGYEHLHPYQNIIDTFSTWYGNVIYIVAVVALGFHVRHGLWSAAQTLGAGKATRDRALKIIANGLALFLTAGFVVVPVAVMTGVVS; encoded by the coding sequence ATGACGCGCACGATCTGGGACTCATCCGTCGGCAAGAAGACGGTGATGGCGGTGAGCGGCCTGATCATGCTGCTCTACCTGGTCGTGCACATGATCGGTAACCTGAAGATCTTCTTCGGTCCGGAGGAGATCAACCACTACGCCCACTGGCTGCGCACGGTCGGCGAGCCCTTCATGCACTACGAGTGGACGCTCTGGCTGGTCCGCGTCGTGCTCGTCGTCGCCGTGGTCGCGCACGCCGTCTCCGCGTACCAGCTGAGCCGCCGCGACATCAGGGCGCGCCCCACCAAGTACGTGCACAGGAAGGCGGGTTCGAGCTTCGCGACGCGCACGATGCGCTGGGGCGGGATCATCCTCGCCCTCTTCATCGTCTGGCACATCCTCGACCTGACGACCGGCACCGTGCACCCGGGCGGCTACGAACACCTGCACCCGTACCAGAACATCATCGACACCTTCTCGACCTGGTACGGCAACGTCATCTACATCGTCGCGGTGGTCGCCCTCGGCTTCCACGTCCGGCACGGTCTCTGGAGCGCCGCGCAGACGCTCGGCGCGGGAAAGGCGACCCGCGACCGCGCCCTCAAGATCATCGCCAATGGCCTCGCGCTGTTCCTGACGGCGGGCTTCGTCGTCGTACCCGTGGCCGTCATGACCGGAGTGGTGAGCTGA
- a CDS encoding fumarate reductase/succinate dehydrogenase flavoprotein subunit produces the protein MNSYAEYVTGEPVVDSKAPAGPVAERWDTRRFEAKLVNPANRRKHTVIVVGTGLAGGSAGATLAEQGYHVVQFCYQDSPRRAHSIAAQGGINAAKNYRNDGDSVHRLFYDTVKGGDFRARESNVHRLAQISVEIIDQCVAQGVPFAREYGGLLDTRSFGGVQVSRTFYARGQTGQQLLLGAYQALSRQIAAGNVEMHPRTEMLDVIVVDGRARGIVARDLITGKIETHFADAVVLASGGYGNVFYLSTNAMNSNATAVWRAHRRGAYFANPCFTQIHPTCIPRTGDHQSKLTLMSESLRNDGRIWVPKAKGDDRPANKIPEDERDYYLERIYPSFGNLVPRDIASRAAKNVCDEGRGVGPGGQGVYLDFADAIQRMGKKKVEEKYGNLFDMYARITAENPYETPMRIYPAVHYTMGGLWVDYDLQTTVPGLFAVGEANFSDHGANRLGASALMQGLADGYFVLPSTINDYLARNPHHDAVTDEHPVVREVLTETEDRLAKLLAVDGDRTPDSFHRELGELMWEFCGMARTETGLRKALERIPQIREEFWRRIKVPGTGEEFNQSLEKANRIVDYIELAELMCLDALHRAESCGGHFREESQTPDGEAARVDEEFSYAAAWEFTATGDAPVLHKEDLVFEYVHPTQRSYA, from the coding sequence ATGAATTCGTATGCCGAGTACGTGACCGGCGAGCCGGTCGTCGACTCCAAGGCGCCCGCCGGTCCTGTCGCCGAGCGCTGGGACACCCGCCGCTTCGAGGCCAAACTGGTCAACCCGGCCAACCGGCGCAAGCACACCGTGATCGTCGTCGGCACCGGCCTCGCGGGCGGCTCCGCCGGCGCCACGCTCGCCGAACAGGGCTACCACGTCGTCCAGTTCTGCTACCAGGACTCCCCGCGCCGCGCCCACTCGATCGCCGCGCAGGGCGGCATCAACGCCGCCAAGAACTACCGCAACGACGGCGACTCCGTACACCGCCTCTTCTACGACACCGTCAAGGGCGGCGACTTCCGCGCCCGCGAGTCCAATGTGCACCGGCTCGCGCAGATCTCCGTCGAGATCATCGACCAGTGCGTCGCGCAGGGCGTCCCGTTCGCCCGCGAGTACGGCGGTCTGCTCGACACCCGCTCCTTCGGCGGCGTACAGGTCTCAAGGACCTTCTACGCGCGCGGCCAGACGGGGCAGCAGCTGCTCCTCGGGGCGTACCAGGCGCTGTCCCGGCAGATCGCCGCGGGCAACGTCGAGATGCACCCGCGCACGGAGATGCTGGACGTCATCGTCGTCGACGGGCGGGCCCGCGGCATCGTCGCCCGCGATCTGATCACCGGCAAGATCGAGACACATTTCGCCGACGCGGTGGTCCTCGCGTCCGGCGGCTACGGCAACGTCTTCTACCTGTCGACGAACGCCATGAACTCCAACGCCACGGCCGTATGGCGGGCCCACCGGCGCGGCGCCTACTTCGCCAACCCGTGCTTCACACAGATCCACCCCACCTGCATCCCGCGCACCGGCGACCACCAGTCCAAGCTGACGCTGATGAGTGAGTCGCTGCGCAACGACGGCCGGATCTGGGTGCCGAAGGCCAAGGGCGACGACCGCCCCGCCAACAAGATCCCCGAGGACGAGCGCGACTACTACCTGGAGCGCATCTACCCGTCCTTCGGCAACCTGGTGCCCCGCGACATCGCATCGCGCGCCGCCAAGAACGTATGCGACGAGGGCCGTGGCGTCGGCCCCGGCGGACAGGGCGTCTACCTCGACTTCGCGGACGCCATCCAGCGCATGGGCAAGAAGAAGGTCGAGGAGAAGTACGGCAACCTCTTCGACATGTACGCGCGGATCACCGCGGAGAACCCGTACGAGACGCCGATGCGGATCTACCCCGCCGTGCACTACACGATGGGCGGACTGTGGGTCGACTACGACCTGCAGACCACCGTCCCCGGCCTGTTCGCGGTCGGCGAGGCCAACTTCTCCGACCACGGAGCGAACCGGCTCGGCGCCTCGGCCCTGATGCAGGGCCTCGCCGACGGCTACTTCGTCCTGCCATCGACGATCAACGACTACCTCGCACGCAACCCGCACCACGACGCGGTCACCGACGAACACCCCGTCGTGCGCGAGGTGCTGACCGAGACCGAGGACCGGCTGGCCAAGCTTCTCGCGGTCGACGGTGACCGCACGCCCGACTCCTTCCACCGTGAACTCGGCGAGCTCATGTGGGAGTTCTGCGGCATGGCGCGTACGGAGACGGGTCTGCGCAAGGCTCTGGAGCGCATCCCGCAGATCCGCGAGGAGTTCTGGCGCCGCATCAAGGTCCCCGGCACCGGCGAGGAGTTCAACCAGTCCCTGGAGAAGGCGAACCGCATCGTCGACTACATCGAGCTCGCCGAGCTGATGTGCCTCGACGCCCTGCACCGAGCCGAGTCCTGCGGCGGCCACTTCCGCGAGGAGTCCCAGACCCCGGACGGCGAGGCGGCCCGCGTGGACGAGGAGTTCTCGTACGCCGCCGCCTGGGAGTTCACCGCCACCGGTGATGCCCCAGTCCTTCATAAAGAAGACCTCGTCTTCGAGTACGTCCACCCCACTCAGCGGAGCTACGCATGA
- a CDS encoding succinate dehydrogenase/fumarate reductase iron-sulfur subunit translates to MKLTLRVWRQQNADADGAMSTYEVDGISSDMSFLEMLDTLNEELIVKGDDPVAFDHDCREGICGACSLVINGDAHGPERTTTCQLHMRSFKDGDTIDIEPWRAAAFPVVKDLVVDRSSFDRIIQSGGYISAPTGAAPEAHAAPVPKPDADFAFEHAECIGCGACVAACPNGSAMLFTSAKVNHLNVLPQGAPERETRVLDMVAQMDEEGFGGCTLTGECATACPKGIPLPSIAAMNKEWLRATRKVSR, encoded by the coding sequence ATGAAGCTCACCCTGCGCGTCTGGCGCCAGCAGAACGCCGACGCCGACGGCGCCATGTCCACGTACGAAGTGGACGGCATCTCCTCCGACATGTCGTTCCTGGAGATGCTCGACACCCTCAACGAAGAGCTCATCGTCAAGGGCGACGACCCCGTCGCCTTCGACCACGACTGCCGCGAGGGCATCTGCGGGGCCTGCTCGCTCGTCATCAACGGCGACGCGCACGGCCCGGAGCGCACCACCACCTGCCAGTTGCACATGCGGTCCTTCAAGGACGGCGACACGATCGACATCGAGCCGTGGCGTGCCGCGGCCTTCCCAGTCGTCAAGGACCTGGTGGTGGACCGCTCGTCCTTCGACCGCATCATCCAGTCCGGCGGCTACATCAGCGCCCCGACCGGCGCGGCCCCCGAGGCGCATGCCGCGCCCGTGCCGAAGCCTGACGCGGACTTCGCCTTCGAGCACGCGGAGTGCATCGGGTGCGGCGCCTGTGTCGCCGCCTGCCCCAACGGCTCGGCGATGCTGTTCACTTCGGCCAAGGTGAACCACCTCAATGTCCTGCCGCAGGGCGCTCCAGAGCGCGAGACGCGCGTCCTTGACATGGTGGCGCAGATGGATGAGGAGGGCTTCGGTGGCTGCACGTTGACCGGCGAGTGCGCCACCGCTTGTCCTAAGGGGATCCCGTTGCCTTCCATCGCGGCGATGAACAAGGAGTGGTTGCGGGCCACTCGGAAGGTCAGCCGCTAG
- a CDS encoding acyl-CoA synthetase, with protein sequence MYPGAYDPARPAVVTADGTRTLSYGQLEERSLRLADHLRAAGLRRGDHFALLCDNDPRALEVYWAALRSGLYLTAVNHHLTADEAAYIVRDCGAKALIVSGSLAELGATVLELAGGPPIVLGLDDGTYEKALEAASAEPPAHQPRGTDMLYSSGTTGRPKGIKPALPEGDVREEPSTYTLIFQAMYGFGEDTVYLSPAPIYHAAPLRFCGVVTALGGTVVLMDAFDAEGALVAVQRHRVTHSQWVPTMFVRMLKLPAPVRERYDLSSMKTAIHAAAPCPVEVKRRMLEWWGPVLYEYYSSTEGNGITFISPEEWLRKPGSVGRDGFLGGLRICDDAGVQLPVGETGIVYFERDDLPFRYHNDEGRTREAQHPVHLNWTTTGDIGHVDDDGYLFLTDRRAFMIISGGVNVYPQEAEDCLVLHPAVADVAVIGVPDAEMGEAVKAVVQPADGAAPGPDLERELIEFVRERIAHYKAPRSVDFADSLPRTPAGKLAKSRLRKAYWD encoded by the coding sequence ATGTATCCGGGAGCGTACGACCCTGCCAGGCCGGCCGTCGTCACCGCCGATGGCACACGGACCCTCAGCTACGGACAACTCGAAGAACGCTCCCTGCGGCTCGCGGATCATCTGCGGGCCGCAGGCTTGCGTCGGGGCGACCACTTCGCCCTGCTGTGCGACAACGACCCGCGCGCCCTGGAGGTCTACTGGGCCGCCCTGCGCTCGGGCCTCTATCTCACCGCCGTCAATCACCACCTCACGGCCGACGAGGCCGCCTATATCGTCCGGGACTGCGGGGCGAAGGCACTGATCGTCTCCGGCTCGCTCGCCGAACTCGGCGCGACCGTCCTGGAGTTGGCGGGCGGCCCGCCGATCGTGCTCGGCCTCGACGACGGAACGTACGAGAAGGCCCTGGAGGCCGCGTCCGCCGAGCCGCCCGCGCACCAGCCGCGCGGCACCGACATGCTCTACTCCTCCGGCACCACCGGGCGCCCCAAGGGCATCAAACCCGCGCTGCCCGAGGGCGATGTGCGCGAGGAGCCCAGTACGTACACGCTCATCTTCCAGGCGATGTACGGCTTCGGCGAGGACACCGTCTATCTCAGCCCCGCACCGATCTACCACGCGGCGCCGCTGCGGTTCTGCGGGGTCGTCACCGCGCTCGGCGGCACGGTCGTCCTGATGGACGCCTTCGACGCGGAGGGCGCCCTCGTGGCCGTGCAGCGGCACCGGGTCACGCACAGCCAGTGGGTGCCAACGATGTTCGTAAGGATGCTGAAGCTGCCCGCGCCGGTGCGCGAGCGCTACGACCTGTCGTCGATGAAGACCGCCATCCACGCGGCCGCGCCCTGCCCCGTCGAGGTCAAGCGGCGGATGCTGGAGTGGTGGGGGCCGGTCCTGTACGAGTACTACTCCTCGACAGAGGGCAACGGCATCACGTTCATCTCGCCCGAGGAGTGGCTGCGCAAGCCCGGCTCGGTGGGCCGGGACGGCTTCCTCGGCGGGCTGCGGATCTGCGACGACGCGGGAGTGCAACTGCCGGTCGGCGAGACCGGGATCGTCTACTTCGAGCGCGACGACCTGCCCTTCCGCTACCACAACGACGAGGGCAGGACCCGCGAGGCTCAGCACCCGGTGCACCTCAACTGGACCACCACGGGGGACATCGGGCACGTCGACGACGACGGCTATCTCTTCCTCACGGACCGCAGGGCGTTCATGATCATCTCCGGGGGTGTGAACGTCTATCCGCAGGAGGCCGAGGACTGCCTCGTGCTGCATCCGGCGGTCGCGGACGTCGCGGTGATCGGGGTGCCGGACGCGGAGATGGGCGAGGCGGTCAAGGCGGTGGTGCAGCCGGCCGACGGGGCGGCTCCGGGGCCGGACCTTGAGCGTGAGCTGATCGAGTTCGTGCGGGAGCGCATCGCCCACTACAAGGCGCCCCGCTCCGTGGACTTCGCCGACTCGCTGCCCAGGACGCCCGCCGGGAAACTGGCCAAGTCGCGGCTGCGGAAGGCGTATTGGGACTGA
- a CDS encoding SRPBCC family protein, translating into MASTIASIEIPAPADRVWQLIGGFDALPDWLPFIPSSESSEGGRVRTLTSEGGDVIVERLLTFDEEARTYSYSILKAPFPAADYVATLKVHEMPGQDASRVEWSGVFTPVGAGDDEVVALFHGIFSDGLAALKQSLAA; encoded by the coding sequence GTGGCTTCCACCATCGCATCGATCGAGATCCCCGCACCGGCCGACCGCGTCTGGCAGCTCATCGGCGGCTTCGACGCGCTGCCCGACTGGCTGCCCTTCATCCCTTCCAGCGAGTCCAGCGAGGGCGGCCGCGTACGCACCCTCACGAGCGAGGGCGGCGACGTCATCGTCGAACGGCTGCTGACCTTCGACGAAGAGGCGCGCACGTACAGCTACTCCATCCTCAAGGCCCCCTTCCCCGCCGCGGACTATGTGGCGACCCTCAAGGTGCACGAGATGCCCGGCCAGGACGCCTCCCGTGTGGAGTGGTCCGGCGTCTTCACACCGGTGGGTGCCGGCGACGACGAGGTCGTCGCGCTGTTCCACGGCATCTTCAGCGACGGGCTCGCGGCGCTGAAGCAGAGCCTCGCAGCCTGA
- a CDS encoding SDR family NAD(P)-dependent oxidoreductase has product MLVDLSGKTALVTGSTQGIGAAIATGLARAGARVAVNGRSAASVDKAVERLKDEHGGAAFLWAPGDISTDEGARQVFDAVPQADILINNLGVFGAAPALDISDDEWRRYFEVNVLTAVRMIRHYLPGMKDRSWGRIQNIASDSALVTPAEMIHYGTSKTALLAVSRGFAKEAAGSGVTVNSVIAGPTHTGGVEDFVYELVDPALPWDEAQREFMVKHRPQSLIQRLIEPEEIAHMVVYLSSPLASATTGGALRVDGGYVDSIVP; this is encoded by the coding sequence ATGCTCGTCGATCTCTCCGGCAAGACCGCCCTCGTCACCGGCTCCACCCAGGGAATCGGGGCGGCCATCGCGACCGGCCTGGCCCGGGCGGGCGCGCGGGTCGCGGTGAACGGGCGGTCCGCGGCATCCGTCGACAAGGCCGTGGAGCGTCTGAAGGACGAGCACGGCGGAGCCGCATTCCTCTGGGCCCCCGGCGACATCTCCACCGACGAAGGCGCCCGTCAGGTCTTCGACGCCGTGCCCCAGGCGGACATCCTCATCAACAACCTCGGCGTCTTCGGCGCCGCACCGGCCCTCGACATCAGCGACGACGAATGGCGCCGCTACTTCGAGGTGAATGTGCTGACCGCGGTCCGGATGATCCGCCACTACCTGCCGGGCATGAAAGACCGCTCCTGGGGGCGGATCCAGAACATCGCCAGCGACTCGGCGCTCGTCACGCCCGCCGAGATGATCCACTACGGCACGTCGAAGACCGCGCTCCTGGCCGTCTCCCGAGGCTTCGCGAAGGAGGCCGCCGGTTCGGGCGTGACCGTCAACTCCGTGATCGCGGGCCCCACGCACACCGGCGGCGTGGAGGACTTCGTGTACGAGCTGGTCGACCCCGCCCTGCCCTGGGACGAGGCGCAGCGGGAGTTCATGGTCAAGCACCGCCCGCAGTCGCTGATCCAGCGGCTCATCGAGCCGGAGGAGATCGCCCACATGGTCGTCTACCTCAGTTCGCCGCTCGCCTCGGCGACGACGGGCGGTGCGCTGCGGGTCGACGGGGGTTACGTCGACTCCATCGTTCCGTAG
- a CDS encoding SulP family inorganic anion transporter produces MLSKFPYLRQDFAASIVVFLVAVPLCVGVAVASGVPAELGLITGIVGGLVTGFLPGSSLQVSGPAAGLTVLVFEAVSEFGVAALGVIVLIAGLLQLAMGFFGIGRWFRAISVAVVEGMLCGIGLVIIAGQIYAAAGLKAPETGIGKIVGLPGAFTDALGSTEALTSLAIGAGTVAVIVLWKKLPKKVQAVPGALAAVMLATLASLAFSLPVATVEVEGLLGVIQPPGADAFGELASPAIWGTIIAFALIASAESLFSAAAVDRLHDGPRTQYDKEMIAQGAGNTVCGLLGALPMTAVIVRSSANVNAGGKTKASRVLHGVWILLFAAALPSALALIPLPALAGILVHAGWKLIPFRQIAALWRGHKGEALILVVTAVSIVAVNMFEGVLIGLALAVIKTAWEASQLKTEVIDKGAGPIQVYLSGNATFLRLPKILDSLEALPQDRPIEVDLSGLYHLDHACHTALENWADRHSAPDTDPVKVTNAEPVNATEP; encoded by the coding sequence GTGCTGTCGAAGTTTCCTTACCTCAGGCAGGACTTTGCCGCTTCCATCGTTGTCTTCCTGGTCGCCGTGCCGCTGTGCGTCGGCGTGGCGGTCGCCTCCGGCGTCCCCGCAGAGCTGGGCCTGATCACCGGCATCGTCGGCGGCCTGGTCACCGGCTTTCTGCCCGGCAGCAGCCTGCAGGTGTCCGGCCCGGCCGCGGGCCTGACCGTGCTGGTCTTCGAGGCGGTCAGCGAGTTCGGAGTGGCCGCGCTCGGCGTGATCGTGCTGATCGCCGGCCTGCTTCAACTCGCCATGGGCTTCTTCGGGATCGGCCGCTGGTTCAGGGCGATATCCGTCGCCGTCGTCGAAGGCATGCTCTGCGGCATCGGCCTGGTGATCATCGCCGGCCAGATCTACGCGGCGGCAGGTCTGAAGGCCCCGGAGACCGGCATCGGCAAGATCGTCGGCCTGCCCGGGGCGTTCACCGACGCGCTCGGCAGCACCGAGGCCCTGACCTCCCTCGCGATCGGCGCGGGCACCGTCGCCGTCATCGTGCTGTGGAAGAAGCTGCCGAAGAAGGTGCAGGCCGTACCCGGCGCCCTCGCGGCGGTAATGCTGGCCACTCTCGCCTCGCTCGCCTTCAGCCTGCCGGTCGCCACCGTCGAGGTGGAGGGTCTGCTCGGCGTCATCCAGCCGCCCGGCGCCGACGCCTTCGGTGAGCTCGCCAGCCCGGCCATCTGGGGCACGATCATCGCGTTCGCGCTGATCGCCTCGGCCGAGTCGCTGTTCAGCGCGGCGGCGGTGGACCGGCTGCACGACGGTCCGCGTACTCAGTACGACAAGGAGATGATCGCCCAGGGTGCGGGCAACACGGTGTGCGGTCTGCTCGGCGCACTGCCGATGACCGCGGTGATCGTGCGCAGCTCCGCCAACGTCAACGCGGGCGGGAAGACGAAGGCGTCACGGGTGCTGCACGGCGTGTGGATCCTGCTGTTCGCCGCCGCGCTGCCCTCCGCGCTGGCGCTGATCCCGCTGCCCGCGCTCGCCGGCATCCTCGTGCACGCGGGCTGGAAGTTGATCCCGTTCCGCCAGATCGCGGCGCTGTGGCGGGGTCACAAGGGTGAGGCGCTGATCCTCGTGGTCACGGCCGTGTCGATCGTCGCGGTGAACATGTTCGAGGGGGTGCTCATCGGTCTGGCCCTGGCGGTGATCAAGACCGCCTGGGAGGCATCGCAGCTGAAGACGGAGGTCATAGACAAGGGCGCCGGGCCGATCCAGGTGTACCTGTCGGGCAACGCGACGTTCCTGCGGCTGCCGAAGATACTCGACAGCTTGGAGGCCCTTCCGCAGGACCGGCCGATCGAGGTGGACCTGTCCGGGCTGTACCACCTCGACCACGCCTGCCACACGGCCCTGGAGAACTGGGCGGACCGGCACAGCGCGCCCGACACCGACCCGGTGAAGGTCACGAACGCGGAACCGGTGAATGCCACGGAGCCGTAA
- a CDS encoding carbonic anhydrase yields the protein MQPLIDSARMFGQRPEELANLAKGQSPEVLFITCADSRVIPALITGARPGELFELRTAGNIVPPYTSEHPTSEAATIEYAVEVLGVKDIVVCGHSHCGAVGAVVRGDDLNAVPAVRDWLAHAADERKCSDPADPTVAEAVQNHVLTQLLRLRSYPCIDKRLQADQLRLHGWYYEVHTGAVREYRTATDTFEAL from the coding sequence ATGCAACCCCTCATCGACAGCGCCCGCATGTTCGGACAGCGCCCTGAGGAGCTCGCCAACCTCGCCAAAGGCCAGTCGCCCGAGGTCCTGTTCATCACCTGCGCCGACTCCCGGGTCATCCCGGCCCTGATCACCGGCGCCCGCCCCGGCGAGCTCTTCGAGCTGCGCACCGCGGGCAACATCGTCCCCCCGTACACCTCGGAGCACCCCACCAGCGAGGCGGCCACCATCGAGTACGCCGTGGAGGTTCTCGGCGTCAAAGACATCGTGGTCTGCGGCCACTCGCACTGCGGCGCCGTGGGCGCCGTGGTGCGCGGCGACGACCTGAACGCCGTCCCCGCCGTGCGTGACTGGCTCGCGCACGCCGCCGACGAGCGCAAGTGCTCCGACCCCGCCGACCCCACGGTCGCCGAGGCCGTGCAGAACCACGTCCTGACGCAGCTGCTGCGGCTGCGCTCCTACCCCTGCATCGACAAGCGCCTGCAAGCGGACCAACTCCGGCTGCACGGCTGGTACTACGAGGTGCACACCGGGGCCGTGCGCGAATACCGCACGGCGACTGACACGTTCGAGGCGCTGTGA
- a CDS encoding DUF6256 family protein, which yields MLPVSLSITLTVAGYLLVMGYLGLGLLVMRRRPIRRWRRAQRIAPALRRCPMW from the coding sequence ATGCTGCCCGTGTCCCTCAGCATCACGCTCACGGTGGCCGGCTATCTGCTGGTCATGGGCTATCTCGGCCTCGGCCTGCTCGTCATGCGCCGCCGCCCGATCCGACGCTGGAGGCGTGCGCAACGCATCGCGCCGGCACTAAGACGATGTCCTATGTGGTGA